The Bacteriovorax sp. PP10 nucleotide sequence CGAGCAATTTTTTTACCGGAATTAAAGAGATACTAAAAGAATTGGAATGAGAATTGTAATAAAGAGTAGAAAATGGAAAAAGTAGTCATAACAGGAATGGGAATCATTAGTTCATTGGGGAATTCTCCTGAACTTATGTTCGAAAATCTTGAAAAAGGTGTCTGCGCTTTTCGTTCTGAACCTGAATGGGAACAGTACGTAGGCCTGGAAACTCATGTCAGTGCTCCAGCTCACGCCTACGATGTTTCAGCGCTGCCAAGACAGTGCAGAAGATCTATGTCTCCAATGTCTGAAATGGGCTACATTGCGGCCGTTGATGCGCTTAAAGATGCACAATTAACTGTTGGCAGAGACCCGGATATTAACAATCCATTTTTCCGTCCTGATCCAATGAAAGTCGGACTTATTTTAGGAAGCACTTCAGGGTCACCGGTTTTTTTAGAAAGTTATTTTAAAAAAATGTTTGAAAACGGCGGGCCGAAAGGTCAGATGTCGACTTCGTTTTTTAAAGTGATGAATCACAGTGTGGCGGCCAACGTTGCTTTAGCACTTGATTACTCAGGCCCTTTAATTTCTCCTTCATCGGCGTGCAGTACATCTTCACAGGCCGCGATTTTAGCAATGCAACTTATTCGTGCTGGAGTTTTTGATGTGGCCATCGTTGGTGGTGCTGATGAACTTCACTACACATCGGTTGCAGTATTTGACACCGTTAAAGCGAGTGCAAAAAATTATAATCACAATCCTCAAATGATCCCGGGGCCGTTCGCTGCTAATCGCGATGGTCTGGTTGTTTCAGAGGGAGCGGGAGTGATTATTTTAGAATCTGAAAGTCATGCTAAGAAAAGAAAAGCAAAAGTGTACGCTGAAATTTCTGGTGGAGCTTATTTCTGTGACGGAATTCACATGAGTCAGCCACAGGCCGATCAAATGGCCGTGACAATGAATCAAGCATTAAAAGATGCCGGCCTTTCTGCTTCCCAAATTGACTACGTCAACGCTCATGCAACAGGAACACAAGTTGGCGATGAACAGGAAGTAAAAGGGATCATGTCAGTATTTCCTGAGCAAAAAATCCCAGTAAGTAGCTTAAAAGGTCACTTCGGGCACAGTTTAGCTGCTTGTGGTGTTATAGAAATTATTGCTATCATTGAGATGATGAAAAATAAAAAAGTCATCGGTAATAGAAATGTGACTGAAGTTCCGGAAGGATTTAACAAGGTCGACATTCTTACTGAAAATAAGAAAGCTGCGATTCAATACGCGCTTTCGAACAACTTTGCTTTTGGGGGAATGAACACCTCACTAATTTTGAAGAACTTGCTTTAGGAGCACCATGCAGCGTCAAGAGATCGTAGATATTGTTAATAAAACTCTAATTGAGAACTTCGAACTAAAGGCAGAAGACTTAACTCCAGACGCTCTTATTGGCGAAAATTTAAAGCTAGATAGCTTGGATGCTGTTGATATGTTGGTTCACCTGGAAGATCGTCTAGGAACAAAATATGACATCGAAAAATTCAAAGAAGTCCGTAAACTAAATGATATTTATAATTTAGTTGAAGAAGCTATCTCTAAGTAATCTGAAAAACTAACTTACTCACAATGACATCATTTTGATTGGTAAAATCCATCGACCAGGATTGATTTGCAGAGTCGCGTTTCACTCTGACAGAAAGCATATCTTCCGGCCTTATAACTTCAGAAAATTTAGATGATTTGATAGTCAGAAACATGCTTTTTACTTTAGAATCTATTCGATTTGCAATAACTAAACTTAAGTCGAGCAGAGCGACCGCCGGAAGGACTGGATTGCCTGGAAAATGACCTTCAAAATAAGGCAGATCTTTTGGCACGTTCCAATTGATGTGAACTTCATTGTCGGCATTAAGAGCAAATGATTGGTCAGCATTAAATGTGAAAATGTTTTCTGGATTGATCATGAGAAATGGTAATGAGTTTTTAATATTATGAAAAGCCGAATCTACATTGAGGCCTTCGACTGTGTGACGAGCACGGGTGCTAATCCAGAATTATTCTGGAGCGCGCTTGATCAGAATATTTCTGGAGTCAATCGTACAAACGTAGACGCCTGGCCAGATCGTTTTCAGAAATTCTGGAGTGATCAAAATCATTCGCCCATTTCATGTACGATTAAAAATCATTTAACGAATGCAACTGAGACACTTTCTACTTTTTTAAGTAAGAGTGCGCTAAAGACATTAAACGATGTGAACCCAAATTCTAAAATGGGAATTATCTTTTCTAGCACTAAGGGTGCGATTGAAGATTTCGTCTGGGAAGAAAACCTTTCAAATGATATTGACCCTCTTAATATCGTGCTTGTTGAAACAATAAAAAAATTACCAGCATTCACATGGACACTTAAAC carries:
- a CDS encoding beta-ketoacyl-[acyl-carrier-protein] synthase family protein, translating into MEKVVITGMGIISSLGNSPELMFENLEKGVCAFRSEPEWEQYVGLETHVSAPAHAYDVSALPRQCRRSMSPMSEMGYIAAVDALKDAQLTVGRDPDINNPFFRPDPMKVGLILGSTSGSPVFLESYFKKMFENGGPKGQMSTSFFKVMNHSVAANVALALDYSGPLISPSSACSTSSQAAILAMQLIRAGVFDVAIVGGADELHYTSVAVFDTVKASAKNYNHNPQMIPGPFAANRDGLVVSEGAGVIILESESHAKKRKAKVYAEISGGAYFCDGIHMSQPQADQMAVTMNQALKDAGLSASQIDYVNAHATGTQVGDEQEVKGIMSVFPEQKIPVSSLKGHFGHSLAACGVIEIIAIIEMMKNKKVIGNRNVTEVPEGFNKVDILTENKKAAIQYALSNNFAFGGMNTSLILKNLL
- a CDS encoding acyl carrier protein — encoded protein: MQRQEIVDIVNKTLIENFELKAEDLTPDALIGENLKLDSLDAVDMLVHLEDRLGTKYDIEKFKEVRKLNDIYNLVEEAISK
- a CDS encoding ApeI family dehydratase; the protein is MINPENIFTFNADQSFALNADNEVHINWNVPKDLPYFEGHFPGNPVLPAVALLDLSLVIANRIDSKVKSMFLTIKSSKFSEVIRPEDMLSVRVKRDSANQSWSMDFTNQNDVIVSKLVFQIT